In Streptococcus mitis, the DNA window AAATTTCCACCAGATCAATCACATAATCTGTGAGTTTTTTATTCATAGAAATTTACTCCTCCTTAAAAGAGCTGAATAGTTATATTGTTATTATAACACTTTTTCTCTAGTTTACGATTTGCTACAATCTTTTACTTGCTTTTTCGTAACAGTTTCATAAAAATAAACTGTCGGACAAATCCGGGACAAAGGGCAACAACCATCTGAATGGCAACACTCTTGGCATATTCCATGTAAGAAATTTGTCCTCGCTTCAGCATGCGCTGACGAGCTTGACGATAGAGTTTGAGATAACGCAGTCCCCCACGACGCTCAAACATTCCTGCTCCAACACGAACCTTACACAAGATTTGATCCAGATTTCCAGTCTTAGCTCCTGCAGCAATCATATTGAGCCAGAGGAGGTCATCCTCCATATAAAGGCCATCCTCATAGTTGCCTGCCTTGAGAACCATGTCCTTCTTGAACATGACAGTCATGTGGTTAAAGGCACTTCTCATCCTTTGATAAGCTACAATATCTGCATGCTGGGTTGGAACACGACGGTAAGAAACAATCTCATCAGGATTGTCAATAAACTCTGCAATATGTCCACCTAATAGGTCGAGCTTCTCCTTCTCCATTAGCTGAACCTGTTTCTCAAAACGGTCTGGAACAGCTATATCATCCGTATCCATACGAGCGATGATGTCGTACTGACACTGCAAAACACCCTGTCGAAGAGCCAGACCCAAACCTTGATTCTGCTCAAGAGGGCAGCGTTTCACTGGAATTTCAGACTGGGCTTCCACCTGGTCTAATACCTGATAGAGCTCAGGTGTCAAAGGCCCATCCTCAACCAGAACTAACTCGCTCGGTTTCAGGGTCTGATTTTGAACACTCTCAATAGCATCCTTTAAAAATGTCGGATTTTCCTTGATATAGACCGACATCAATACGCTGATTTTTTGCTTTTCAGACACAGTTTTTCTCCAATATATAGATTTCCTTCCACTATTTTATCATAATTTTCAAGACTTTCCCATTTTTATCTTGAAAGCCCAAAACCTTACTTGACATTATAGTGAAAAAGCCTTAAAATAAGCTGTTATTAAAATCAGTTAGAAGAGGTATTATATGAAAAAGCAATCACTTTTTTTTGTTCCAGGTATTATCCTGATTGGTGTTTCCTTGCGGACCCCTTTTACTGTTTTACCCATTATTTTGGGAGATATTTCGCAAGGGCTGGGAGTCGAAGTTAGTTCACTTGGTGTCCTGACCAGCCTTCCTCTCCTTATGTTTACCCTCTTCTCGCTATTTTCTACCCGACTGGCTCAGAAAATTGGCTTGGAGCATCTCTTTACCTACAGCCTCTTCTTCTTGACTATCGGTTCTCTCATTCGACTAATCAATCTGCCCCTGCTCTATCTAGGAACCTTGATGGTTGGAGCAAGTATCGCAGTCATCAATGTGCTGCTTCCTAGCCTTATCCAAGCTAATCAACCAAAGAAAATTGGTTTTCTGACCACCTTATATGTAACCTCTATGGGGATTGCAACGGCTCTGGCTTCCTATCTGGCTGTGCCTATTACACAAGCCAGTTCTTGGAAAGGCCTTATCATCCTCCTCACCCTGCTCTGTCTGGCAACTTTTTTGGTCTGGCTCCCAAATCACCGCTATAATCACAGACTGGCTCCACAAACCAAACAAAAAAGCAAAACAAAGGTCATACGTAACAAACAGGTCTGGGCAGTTATCGTCTTTGCAGGTTTTCAATCCTTGCTCTTTTACACCGCTATGACCTGGCTACCTACCATGGCCATCCATGCAGGCCTATCTAGTCACGAAGCTGGCTTGCTGACTTCTATCTTCTCTCTGATTAGCATTCCTTTTTCAATGACTATCCCAAGCCTGACAACCAGCTTGTCTACTCGCAACCGTCAGCTTATGCTCACTCTGGTTTCACTAGCTGGTGTTATCGGCATTTCCATGCTCTTTTTCCCAATCGGTAATTTCTTTTACTGGCTTGCCATCCATCTCCTCATCGGAACCGCAACCAGCGCCCTCTTCCCTTATCTCATGGTCAACTTTTCACTCAAGACAAGCGCCCCTGAAAAGACTGCCCAATTGTCTGGCTTATCTCAAACAGGAGGCTATATCCTAGCAGCCTTTGGGCCAACCCTCTTTGGTTACAGCTTTGACCTTTTCCACTCTTGGGTGCCAGCTGTAGCTGCCCTCTTACTCGTCGATATCATCATGACCGTGGCCCTCTTTACAGTAGACAGAGCTGATAAAATCCTCTAAACTTCTAGTTTTGGCTAGAAGTTTTTTATATATAAAATTTTTACACATATTTCTTGACAGGGCTTTCTTTTAGATGTACAATGTATGTGTAAAAAAATTATATATAAAAATCTTACACATTAGAAAAGGAGGTTCCCCATGTATTTTCCAACATCTTCTGCCTTGATTGAATTTCTCATCTTGGCCGTACTGGAGCAGGATGATTCTTATGGTTATGAGATTAGCCAAACCATTAAGCTGATCGCTAATATCAAAGAATCTACACTCTATCCCATTCTCAAAAAATTGGAGGGCAATAGCTTTCTAACAACCTATTCTAGAGAGTTCCAAGGTCGCATGCGCAAATACTACTCCTTGACAAATGGTGGTATAGAACAGCTCGTGACCCTAAAAGATGAATGGGCACTTTATACAGACACCATCAATGGCATCATAGAAGGGAGTATCCGCCATGACAAGAACTGAATACCTGACTCAGCTAGAACTCTATCTCAAGAAACTGCCTGAAGCTGACCGTATTGAAGCCATGGACTATTTCAGGGAACTCTTTGACGATGCTGGAGTCGAAGGAGAAGAAGAACTCATCGCTAGCTTGGGAACTCCTAAGGAAGCAGCCCACGAAGTTCTCTCCAATCTCCTCGATAAAAAAATCAATGAAGCACCCGCTCAAAAAAATAACCGACAAATTTTGCATATCGCCTTATTAGCTTTGCTTGCAGCACCCATCGGTATTCCTTTGGGAATCGCCATCCTCGTGGCTCTGTTCGGAATCCTTGTGGCTGCTTTGACTGTCATTCTGGCTTTCTTTGCAGTTTCCATACTTGGTATCATCGGCGGATTCCTATTTTTAGTTGAAAGTTTCACTGTCCTAGCCCAAGCTAAATCAGCCTTTATCTTGATTTTTGGTGCTGGTTTACTGGCTATCGGTGCTTCTTCACTAGTCTTACTAGGTATTTCCTATGTAGCCCACTTCTTCGGCCTACTCATTGTTCGCCTGGTGCAATTTGTTCTTAAAAAAAGAAAGAGAGGTGACCAGCATGCGTAAATGGACAAAAGGATTTCTCATTTTTGGTGTGGTGACTACTATTATCGGATTTATCCTGCTCTTTGTAGGTATCCAATCTGACGGGATCAAGAGCCTACTTGCCATGTCCAAGGAACCTGTCTACGATAGTCGGATGGAAGAGTTGACCTTTGGCAAGGAAGTCGAAAACCTAGAAATCACTCTCCACCAACACGCGCTCACCATCACAGACTCTTTCGATGATCAAATCCACATTTCTTACCATCCATCTCTTTTTGCTCGCCATGATCTTGTCACAAATCAGAACGACAGAACTCTGAGCCTAACGGATAAAAAACTGTCTGAAACTCCATCTCTCTCTTCTGGAATTGGCGGGATTCTCCATATCGCAAGTAGCTACTCTAGTCGTTTTAATGAAGTTATTCTCCAAGTTCCAAAGGGAAGAAGTCTAAAAGGGATCAACATCTCAGCAAATCGCGGTCAAACCAGTATCACTAATGCTAGTCTTGAAAATGCGACCATCAATACCAATAATAGCTATCTCCTCCGAATTGAAGGAAGTCGTATCAAAAACAGTAAACTCACAACACCAAATATTATCAATATCTTTGATACAGACCTTACAGATAGTCAGCTAGAGTCAACAGAAAATCACTTCTACGTTGACAATATTAAAGTATATGGTAAGGTAGAACTAACTTCTAAAAATGAACTCAGTATCACGCTAACTCAAAAAGAAAGCCAAGAAATCAACTTAGACATCTCAAGTCACTATGGTCCTATTTATCAGTTATCGAAAGACGAGAGTCAACGCCACCCCAACGAATTAAGTAACCCTTACAAAACTGAAAAAACTGATACAAAAGGTCAACTCATAGCTAAGGCTGATGATTATATTAGTCTTGAAATTACATCCAACATACCTTAACAAACCTATTTATATCGACCACTATAACGCATAGCCCACTAAAAAGGAGGTTCTACCATGAAACAAGAATGGTTTGAAAGTAATGATTTTGTTAAATCACCAAATGAAAACAAATCAGAAGATTTATCACAAGAAATGATAGATAAAACTGAAGAAACGATAGCCGATCTCGATGCACCAATTGAAAAAAATACTCAAGTAGAGGAGGAAGTCTCTCAAGCTAAAGTCGAACTTGAAAACCAGCAAGAAGAGAAAATTGAAACACCTGAAGACAGTGAATTGAGAACAGAAATAGAAGAAAAGGAAGCATTAGATTCTACTGAAGAAGAGCAAGATCTTTCTGGGGAAACAGAAAAAGTCACTAAAGCTGAAGAGAGTCAAGAAGCACTTCCGCAGCAAAAACCAACCACGAAAGAGCCCCTTCTTATCAGTCAATCCTTAGAAAGTCCCTATATCCCCGACCAAGCTCCAAAATCTACGGATAGATGGAAAGAGCAAGTACTTGATTTTTGGTCTTGGCTAGTGGAAGCTCTCAAATCTCCTACAAGCAGTCTTGAAACAAGTAGCACACACAGTTATACAGCCTTTCTCTTACTCATTCTGTTTTCTGCATCCTCCTTTTTCTTTAGTATCTACCACATCAAACATGCTTACTATGGACATATAGCAACTATAAACAGTCACTTCCCTGAGCAACTGGCTCCTTTGGGGCTCTTCTCAATCATTTCTATCTTAGTAGCAACCACTCTCTTCCTCTTTTCATTCCTACTCGGTAGCTTTGTGGTGAAACGATTTATCCACCAAGAAAATGACTGGACGCTAGAAAAGGTCTTTCAACAATATAGCCAACTCTTGGCAATTCCAATCTTCCTCACTGCCATTGCTAGTTTCTTTGCCTTCTTTGATAGCCTACCATTTGCAGCTCTCTTGTGTGCGATTAGCATTGGATTCATTATACTCATCAGTCTCCACAACATTACGAGACCAAGCCAAGCAAGTGACGTGGATTCCTTCTATCAGTTAGCCTTATCTGTCCTTGTGAATGGAGTCATTATCCTACTCTTCTTTGTAGCTGAAGTGGCACTGATTGGAGATTATCTTCGTATCTTGGCCTTTCTTTAAACTTTAATCCTGTCTTTCATGGCAGGATTTTTTATATGCTAAAAAGCAAATCGATTGACCTGCTTCTGCTTTACTTTTCTTGTGCCAATGTTTTAAAATCTTTGTCTAAAATGGGTTGCACTTCTAATTGATTGGCATCTAGTTGGTGGTAAGATGCTGATGGTAGTGACTCTAGGAATTTTGCATAGTCCAAGCGGGCAATTGCTTCATAGTCTTCTGGTTTAGAGCCATCTCCTGTGATTTGAACCAAGTCAATTTCCCACTGGACTTCCTTATCCAGCAATTGCTCAATATAGGCTGCAGGAACAAACGGTTCTCTCGGTAACACTGTCTTGACTCCTTGAGCCAGATGGTAAACGCCATGCACTTGCCCTTCTCCATCCTGATAGAAGGAAACTCTTGCAAAGTAGGCGTCTGTCTCTTGAACCGCACGTACACATGCTTCAAACTGAGCCAAGCCATCTTCCCCTAAAAAGCTTTTCAAATCCTCATGACTAAAGAAAACAGGATTAAAAATTCCTTGGCAAATCGTAAAGCGGGCTGCACTATCAGCCAGATGGGCTTGAATACCTGCTTGGAAATAAGCTTCAAAGTCAAAATCATCGAGCCCCTCAATCTCCGTTCCTGTGTAAGCAAGCAGGGCTTCTAAAAATGACTTGATGATCTCCCAGTCTGTCTTCGTTAGTAGCTCAGGAAGATCGACACGGTAACCCTTTTGACCATCAGCATAACTGACCTTAAAAAGAAATTGTGATTGCCCCACTATCGCACACTCGATATACTCGAGACGATTAAGAGGCTGACGGAGATAGACAGCATCATAGCTATGTGACTCCAAACCATCTACCAAGGCCAAGATCGACTTGGCAGTCAAAATTTCCTGTTCTCCTAAAATGCTCTGTTTATTTGGAATAAAAAATGTTTTCGTCATAACTGGACTCCTTTGAAATCGTTTACATATAGTATACCCTATTTTCCTGAAAGATACAGAAACAAACTTTAGATTTTTTAGTAAAAAGCATAGAAAAACAGCCCCTAAGGACTGTTTAATCTTATACAGTAGCTGCTTGATCCAAGCTTTCACCGATAGCGGCTAGGCGCTCGACAACTTCAGCTTGTGTCAATTCATGTTCTGAAACATAGCGGTTACGTGGGTGAACACGGCACTCGTGTGAGCATCCACGAAGGTACTTGTCTTCATTTTCTTCTGATGTCAAGATACGACGGTTACAGAATGGATTTCCACAGTTGACATAACGTTCACATGGTGTTCCATCAAACCAGTCTTTCCCTACGATAGTTGGGTTGACATGGTTGACATCTACGGCAATACGCTCGTCAAAGACGTACATTTTCCCATCCCAAAGCTCACCTTGAACTTCTGGGTCTTTACCGTAAGTAGCGATTCCTCCGTGCAATTGGCCTACATCTTTGTAGCCTTCACGCACCATCCAGCCTGAGAATTTCTCACAGCGAACGCCACCTGTACAGTAAACCACGACGCGCTTGTCCATGAATTTTTCCTTGTTATCACGAACCCACTGTGGCAACTCACGGAAGTTGCGGATATCTGGGCGGATAGCCCCACGGAAATGTCCTAGGTCATACTCATAATCGTTACGTGTGTCAAGGACAACCGTATCTTCGTCAAGAAGAGCTTCTTTGAACTCTTTTGGAGACAAGTAAGCACCTGTTGTTTCAAGTGGGTTGATGTCGTTGTCAAAGTCGTTGTCTTCCAAACCAAGGTGGACAATTTCTTTCTTGTAGCGAACAAACATCTTCTTGAAGGCCTGTTCATTTTCTTCGTCAATCTTGAACCAGAGGTCTTCCATGCCTGGGAGGCTGTGAACGTAGTCCATGTATTTTTGAGTTGTTTCGTAGTCACCTGAAACTGTTCCGTTAATTCCTTCGTCAGCGACTAGGATACGACCTTTAAGGCCGATTGATTTACAGAAAGCCAAGTGGTCTGCAGCAAATTGCTCTGCATTTTCAATTGGAGTGTAAAGGTAGTAAAGTAAGACACGAATATCTTTTGCCATAAGATTTGTTCTCTTTTCTATTCTTAAATTTTCAGAATTTTTCATCTAACTATACTAGTATACCTGCTTGAGAAAGCGAATGCAATTTATTTGACTGGAAATTGTAGAAAAGTGCTTATCCCTGCACTTCATCAGTAACCATAGCGAATAGCAGATAATTCTCTCAATTTTTTTATTTGCTCGGCTTGATTTTCTGACAAAATCAACTTATTATCAATCAACACACGTGAGATATCAACATTCATTTGACTCAATATAAAAGGAGTAGAAGTCCCATCGTCCTTCAATCTTCTTTGATAAATAACTAATTGATTTTTCAAGGGAGTCAATTGAGGCGTATCCTTTATATCTTCCAATAGATGATTTATGATAGTCATGGCTTCACAACGCCTTTCGCTTCCTCCTGCAAACCATTTTAATGGTGTCATTCTTATTTTCCTCCTTAAATTGAAAAGCTATCATTCTTACTCTCGAACTAATATTTTACCCAAACACCCTATATAAAAAAGTCAGCAAAAATGGTAATGTCGCGAAAATATTATTAATCACATGCACCGCATAGGAAGGATAAATGCTCTTGGTATAGCGGGTCAAACTAGCAAAGATGATGCCAGATGTTGCAAAGACGAAGATATCTAACAAACTAGGCAGGCTTGAAAAATGAGGAAGAGCAAATAAAATGGACGGAAGAAGCAAATCAAGGCCAAATCTAGAATGCTTAAAGAAGGCGTGTTGCAGTAATCCTCTATAGATCAGCTCTTCCATAAGTGGAGTCAGAAAGAACAGGGTTATATAGATACCTAGCTCAGCAAAGTTGGTCCCACTATAACCGATCAATACGGCCCAACCTTCAGCAGTTGACTGAACATGTTTAGCTGTCTGAACGTTAAAAGAGATCTGGAGCACTACCACTAATACTGTCAAAATCGAATACCAAAGCCATTTTTTTCTCGGAATGCGAAAGAGATAACCATGGTCTGTCTTAACCAGAATCCAAATCATGACTCCGCTAAATAGCAAACTCAAGATATTTTGAATCCAGAAGAAATTGCCAATCTGGGAAGAAAATTGCCAATAATTTTGGACAATAAGCGTCAGCTGAGAAAGACCAAATACAAAAAATAGGTAAGAGAAAACTGCACTTATTTTGAGTAAAAGCTGATACTTCTTCATGTGAACCCTCCTTTCTAAAATCGGAACATCTCTAATATAAGCTATATTTTCCTAAATCTTTACTCCAAATCCTAAATGTTACTTGAGATTTCCTGAGTAGTTAAATAGTGATAAGAAAACATGGATATCCTATGCTCTCATTTCAAAAAATCACTGCCTTCCCCAGACAAACCTGAGGAAAACAGTGATCACATTTTTAGGAATTAGGAATGAATACACGAAATCAATTGATTTTATGATTTTTTGTTTTTCAAGAATTCATCATATTGTTTTTGCATTTCGTTCAATACTTTTTCGTAGGCACCTTCAGATTTCAATTTTTCCATCAATTCTGGAATAGCTTTATCTGGGTCTACAGTACCAGTGTTGATAGCTGTATCGAATTGTTGCATTGTATTAGAGATTGCTGAGATTTCAGATTTCACACTATCAGTGTTAAAGATGAATCCAAGCGCTGGAGATTCTTTAGCTTCAGCCAATTGTTTCTTAGAATCTTCAATTTGTTGGTCTGTAACGTTTTCGTTGATGTAAAGGATCCAGTTGTTACCAGTGTTCCATCCACCCATGTGAGTGTTTCCTTTGTATCCATCAAGGACGCGAACACGGTTTTCTTTTCCTTCAATTTTTTCCCAGTTCTTGCCTTCTGGACCGTAAACAAGACCGTTCAAGAGTTCTGGGTTAGTGTTCAAGAGGTTCAACACTTCCATTGATTTTTCTTTGTTCTTAGAGTTGTTTGAGATAACAAAGTTAGCAACTTGTGTTGTTTGGTTTTTCTTGATGAAGTTAGTGATTGGTTTGATTTGGATATCTTTGTTTGCAACACGTGAAAGCAAGCTGTTACCATAGTCAGCTGGTCCTACTGTTTCTTCACGAACGAACCAAGTATCTTGTTGAAGGTCAAATGAAGTATCGCTTGTTGCTACGTCTTTTGGAATGTATCCAGCTTCATAGAATTTATGAAGAGTCTTCAAGTGTTCTTTGAAACGAGGTACTTCGTAACGGTTTACGATCTTAGTAGTGTCTCCTTCAAGGTCGATAACGAATGGAAGTCCATTTGGAACTGGGTAGTCAAAGTTATCAGATGGGATGAAGTTCTTAGTAACCGCAAATGGCACTACATCTGGAGCTTTTTCTTTAATTTGTTTCAAGACTGGTTCAAGTGTTTCGTATGAAGTTACACCTGAAATATCGATACCGTATTTAGCAAGAAGTGTTCCGTTGAAGGCGAAGTTTTGAGATGATGCAACGTTGGCTGCAACTGGAACTGCGTAAATTTTACCGTTAATGCTGTTACCTTTGATGTAAGCTGGGTCAAGTACCTTGTAAAGATCTTTACCTTCTTTTTTGTACAATTCTGTCAAGTCAGCGTAAGCACCTTTTTGAGCGTTTACAACATAGTTATCTGCAAAGGCGATATCATAATTTTCACCAGATGATGTGATAACTGACATTTTCTTACCATAGTCACCCCATCCAAGGTATTGGATATCCAATTTAGCACCAACTTTTTCACCGATGATTTTGTTAGCATTTTCTAGCAATTCATCCAAATTATCCGGTTTGTCACCGATTTGGTACATTTTGATAACAGTCTTATCACCTGAAGCTGAGTCAGCAGCTTTTTTGTTACCTGAAAGGTTTCCACAAGCAGCAAGACCAGCAGCCAAAGCGACTACGCTAGCAGATGCAAAAGCATATTTTTTCCAGTTTTTCATGACAAAAACTCCTTTTTTTATTTTTAAACTTATAAACAATGTAATGATTTTAACTTCACGCAAGGGAAGTTTGAAAACGAGAAAGGATATTTCTCAACAAGTACTATTCTTTCACACCACCGATAGTCAAACCTTTTACAAAGTAGCGTTGGAAGAATGGATATAAAATCGCGATTGGAAGGGTTGCGACCACAACCATGGCCATACGACCTGTTTCTTTCGGTAGAGCAACGCCCAGTTGACCTGAAAGGCCGACTGCTTTGGCGATGTAGTCCATATTTTGTTGGATTTGCATGAGCAAATATTGCAATGGATACAAGTTGTCACTCTTGATATAAAGAAGGGCGTTGAACCAGTCATTCCAGAAACCAAGAGCTGTTAAGAGCGTGATGGTTGCGATACCTGGCAGTGACAATGGCAAACAGATCTGGAAGAAAATTCGGGCTTCACTGGCACCATCGATACGAGCAGATTCTAGAATAGCTTCTGGAATGGTCTTCTTGAAGAAGGAACGCATCAAGACAATATTGAATGGTGAGAGAAGCATTGGAACAATCAAGGCCCAAACAGTGTCACCAAGCTGAAGTACACGAGTGACCATGATATAACCTGGTACCAAACCAGCGTTGAACAACATACTGAGAAGTACGAAGATGGTAAAGAATCTGCGATACTTAA includes these proteins:
- a CDS encoding glycosyltransferase — translated: MSEKQKISVLMSVYIKENPTFLKDAIESVQNQTLKPSELVLVEDGPLTPELYQVLDQVEAQSEIPVKRCPLEQNQGLGLALRQGVLQCQYDIIARMDTDDIAVPDRFEKQVQLMEKEKLDLLGGHIAEFIDNPDEIVSYRRVPTQHADIVAYQRMRSAFNHMTVMFKKDMVLKAGNYEDGLYMEDDLLWLNMIAAGAKTGNLDQILCKVRVGAGMFERRGGLRYLKLYRQARQRMLKRGQISYMEYAKSVAIQMVVALCPGFVRQFIFMKLLRKSK
- a CDS encoding CynX/NimT family MFS transporter — protein: MKKQSLFFVPGIILIGVSLRTPFTVLPIILGDISQGLGVEVSSLGVLTSLPLLMFTLFSLFSTRLAQKIGLEHLFTYSLFFLTIGSLIRLINLPLLYLGTLMVGASIAVINVLLPSLIQANQPKKIGFLTTLYVTSMGIATALASYLAVPITQASSWKGLIILLTLLCLATFLVWLPNHRYNHRLAPQTKQKSKTKVIRNKQVWAVIVFAGFQSLLFYTAMTWLPTMAIHAGLSSHEAGLLTSIFSLISIPFSMTIPSLTTSLSTRNRQLMLTLVSLAGVIGISMLFFPIGNFFYWLAIHLLIGTATSALFPYLMVNFSLKTSAPEKTAQLSGLSQTGGYILAAFGPTLFGYSFDLFHSWVPAVAALLLVDIIMTVALFTVDRADKIL
- a CDS encoding PadR family transcriptional regulator, which produces MYFPTSSALIEFLILAVLEQDDSYGYEISQTIKLIANIKESTLYPILKKLEGNSFLTTYSREFQGRMRKYYSLTNGGIEQLVTLKDEWALYTDTINGIIEGSIRHDKN
- a CDS encoding DUF1700 domain-containing protein, whose product is MTRTEYLTQLELYLKKLPEADRIEAMDYFRELFDDAGVEGEEELIASLGTPKEAAHEVLSNLLDKKINEAPAQKNNRQILHIALLALLAAPIGIPLGIAILVALFGILVAALTVILAFFAVSILGIIGGFLFLVESFTVLAQAKSAFILIFGAGLLAIGASSLVLLGISYVAHFFGLLIVRLVQFVLKKRKRGDQHA
- a CDS encoding DUF4097 family beta strand repeat-containing protein, whose protein sequence is MRKWTKGFLIFGVVTTIIGFILLFVGIQSDGIKSLLAMSKEPVYDSRMEELTFGKEVENLEITLHQHALTITDSFDDQIHISYHPSLFARHDLVTNQNDRTLSLTDKKLSETPSLSSGIGGILHIASSYSSRFNEVILQVPKGRSLKGINISANRGQTSITNASLENATINTNNSYLLRIEGSRIKNSKLTTPNIINIFDTDLTDSQLESTENHFYVDNIKVYGKVELTSKNELSITLTQKESQEINLDISSHYGPIYQLSKDESQRHPNELSNPYKTEKTDTKGQLIAKADDYISLEITSNIP
- a CDS encoding DUF6574 domain-containing protein — translated: MKQEWFESNDFVKSPNENKSEDLSQEMIDKTEETIADLDAPIEKNTQVEEEVSQAKVELENQQEEKIETPEDSELRTEIEEKEALDSTEEEQDLSGETEKVTKAEESQEALPQQKPTTKEPLLISQSLESPYIPDQAPKSTDRWKEQVLDFWSWLVEALKSPTSSLETSSTHSYTAFLLLILFSASSFFFSIYHIKHAYYGHIATINSHFPEQLAPLGLFSIISILVATTLFLFSFLLGSFVVKRFIHQENDWTLEKVFQQYSQLLAIPIFLTAIASFFAFFDSLPFAALLCAISIGFIILISLHNITRPSQASDVDSFYQLALSVLVNGVIILLFFVAEVALIGDYLRILAFL
- a CDS encoding DUF4299 family protein, which gives rise to MTKTFFIPNKQSILGEQEILTAKSILALVDGLESHSYDAVYLRQPLNRLEYIECAIVGQSQFLFKVSYADGQKGYRVDLPELLTKTDWEIIKSFLEALLAYTGTEIEGLDDFDFEAYFQAGIQAHLADSAARFTICQGIFNPVFFSHEDLKSFLGEDGLAQFEACVRAVQETDAYFARVSFYQDGEGQVHGVYHLAQGVKTVLPREPFVPAAYIEQLLDKEVQWEIDLVQITGDGSKPEDYEAIARLDYAKFLESLPSASYHQLDANQLEVQPILDKDFKTLAQEK
- a CDS encoding rhodanese-related sulfurtransferase, with product MAKDIRVLLYYLYTPIENAEQFAADHLAFCKSIGLKGRILVADEGINGTVSGDYETTQKYMDYVHSLPGMEDLWFKIDEENEQAFKKMFVRYKKEIVHLGLEDNDFDNDINPLETTGAYLSPKEFKEALLDEDTVVLDTRNDYEYDLGHFRGAIRPDIRNFRELPQWVRDNKEKFMDKRVVVYCTGGVRCEKFSGWMVREGYKDVGQLHGGIATYGKDPEVQGELWDGKMYVFDERIAVDVNHVNPTIVGKDWFDGTPCERYVNCGNPFCNRRILTSEENEDKYLRGCSHECRVHPRNRYVSEHELTQAEVVERLAAIGESLDQAATV
- a CDS encoding bacteriocin immunity protein: MTPLKWFAGGSERRCEAMTIINHLLEDIKDTPQLTPLKNQLVIYQRRLKDDGTSTPFILSQMNVDISRVLIDNKLILSENQAEQIKKLRELSAIRYGY
- a CDS encoding CPBP family intramembrane glutamic endopeptidase; the encoded protein is MKKYQLLLKISAVFSYLFFVFGLSQLTLIVQNYWQFSSQIGNFFWIQNILSLLFSGVMIWILVKTDHGYLFRIPRKKWLWYSILTVLVVVLQISFNVQTAKHVQSTAEGWAVLIGYSGTNFAELGIYITLFFLTPLMEELIYRGLLQHAFFKHSRFGLDLLLPSILFALPHFSSLPSLLDIFVFATSGIIFASLTRYTKSIYPSYAVHVINNIFATLPFLLTFLYRVFG
- a CDS encoding ABC transporter substrate-binding protein — encoded protein: MKNWKKYAFASASVVALAAGLAACGNLSGNKKAADSASGDKTVIKMYQIGDKPDNLDELLENANKIIGEKVGAKLDIQYLGWGDYGKKMSVITSSGENYDIAFADNYVVNAQKGAYADLTELYKKEGKDLYKVLDPAYIKGNSINGKIYAVPVAANVASSQNFAFNGTLLAKYGIDISGVTSYETLEPVLKQIKEKAPDVVPFAVTKNFIPSDNFDYPVPNGLPFVIDLEGDTTKIVNRYEVPRFKEHLKTLHKFYEAGYIPKDVATSDTSFDLQQDTWFVREETVGPADYGNSLLSRVANKDIQIKPITNFIKKNQTTQVANFVISNNSKNKEKSMEVLNLLNTNPELLNGLVYGPEGKNWEKIEGKENRVRVLDGYKGNTHMGGWNTGNNWILYINENVTDQQIEDSKKQLAEAKESPALGFIFNTDSVKSEISAISNTMQQFDTAINTGTVDPDKAIPELMEKLKSEGAYEKVLNEMQKQYDEFLKNKKS
- a CDS encoding carbohydrate ABC transporter permease; translation: MAEKKIKKEKIDNVGIHSFSKKADIFFSTISGLVALSCILPFVFVIVISVTDEKSILQNGYSFFPSQFGLDGFEFLAQFKDKILQALFISVFVTVVGTLTNVFITTTYAYAISRTTFKYRRFFTIFVLLSMLFNAGLVPGYIMVTRVLQLGDTVWALIVPMLLSPFNIVLMRSFFKKTIPEAILESARIDGASEARIFFQICLPLSLPGIATITLLTALGFWNDWFNALLYIKSDNLYPLQYLLMQIQQNMDYIAKAVGLSGQLGVALPKETGRMAMVVVATLPIAILYPFFQRYFVKGLTIGGVKE